The Pristiophorus japonicus isolate sPriJap1 chromosome 31, sPriJap1.hap1, whole genome shotgun sequence genome has a segment encoding these proteins:
- the LOC139240437 gene encoding fish-egg lectin-like produces the protein MRGYIFLLLLLVAASQALICRRIAGNLKQIDASNGQVYGVSRGGKIFTRSGQRWLIVPGRMSHVTVGADGVWAVGRRQTLYRMIGGTWAMLAGELKQVDAGGDQIVVGVDANNNIFCANKRDAVLAANYSGPAYKQVDGKLKYYSCGPQNCWGVNAAGTTYCRVHVSPVFCAGTHWQKVDGKLAMVEVGTDGAVYGVGRDGMVYRRDGITSNEPQGTQWTRIHIVGGRFSHLSSDLGALWLIETDGSIVHCR, from the exons ATGAGAGGATACATCTTTCTGCTGCTGCTCCTGGTCGCAGCCTCCCAGG CTCTCATCTGCCGACGTATCGCAGGCAACTTGAAGCAGATTGATGCCAGCAATGGCCAAGTCTACGGGGTGAGCCGTGGGGGAAAAATCTTCACCAGAAGCGGGCAGCGTTGGCTCATCGTACCAGGGAGGATGAGCCACGTGACTGTGGGCGCGGATGGAGTGTGGGCCGTTGGTCGCAGACAGACCCTTTATAGAATGATTGGCGGAACCTGGGCTATGCTGGCGG GAGAGCTCAAACAGGTGGACGCCGGTGGTGACCAGATAGTAGTCGGGGTCGACGCAAACAACAACATTTTTTGCGCCAACAAGCGTGATGCAGTCTTGGCTGCCAACTATTCCGGGCCGGCCTACAAGCAGGTAGATGGCAAGTTGAAGTACTACTCCTGCGGACCCCAGAACTGCTGGGGCGTCAACGCAGCGGGTACCACCTACTGCCGTGTCCACGTCAGCCCGGTGTTCTGTGCAGGCACACACTGGCAGAAGGTTGACGGCAAGCTGGCGATGGTGGAGGTCGGCACGGACGGGGCGGTTTACGGAGTGGGCAGAGACGGGATGGTCTATCGCAG GGATGGGATCACGTCCAACGAACCCCAGGGGACCCAATGGACCCGGATCCACATCGTGGGTGGGAGGTTCAGCCACCTCTCGAGCGACCTGGGAGCTCTCTGGCTTATCGAGACTGACGGGAGTATCGTCCATTGCCGCTGA